The following proteins are co-located in the Panthera uncia isolate 11264 chromosome F1, Puncia_PCG_1.0, whole genome shotgun sequence genome:
- the PTGS2 gene encoding prostaglandin G/H synthase 2: MLARALLLCAALALCRAANPCCSNPCQNQGVCLSIGFDQYKCDCTRTGFYGENCSTPEFLTRIKLFLKPTPNTVHYILTHFKGVWNIVNNIPFLQNIIMKYVLTSRSHLIESPPTYNVDYGYKSWEAFSNLSYYTRALPPVADDCPTPMGVKGKKELPDSKEIVEKFLLRRKFIPDPQGTNMMFAFFAQHFTHQFFKTDHKRGPAFTKGLGHGVDLNHVYGETLDRQHKLRLFKDGKMKYQIIDGEVYPPTVKDTQVEMIYPPHVPEHLRFAVGQEVFGLVPGLMMYATIWLREHNRVCDVLKQEHPEWDDERLFQTSRLILIGETIKIVIEDYVQHLSGYHFKLKFDPELLFNQQFQYQNRIAAEFNTLYHWHPLLPDTLQIDDQEYNFQQFVYNNSILLEHGLTQFVESFSRQIAGRVAGGRNVPAAVQQVAKASIDQSRQMKYQSLNEYRKRFRLKPYTSFEELTGEKEMAAGLEALYGDIDAMELYPALLVEKPRPDAIFGETMVEMGAPFSLKGLMGNPICSPDYWKPSTFGGEVGFKIINTASIQSLICNNVKGCPFTAFSVQDPQLTKTVTINASSSHSGLDDINPTVLLKERSTEL; encoded by the exons ATGCTTGCCCGCGCCCTGCTGCTCTGCGCCGCCCTGGCGCTCTGCCGTGCAG CAAATCCTTGCTGTTCCAACCCATGCCAAAACCAAGGTGTATGTCTGAGCATAGGATTTGACCAGTATAAGTGTGACTGTACCCGAACAGGATTCTATGGTGAAAACTGTTCAACAC CTGAATTTCTGACAAGAATAAAGTTATTCCTGAAACCCACTCCAAATACAGTGCACTACATACTTACCCACTTCAAGGGAGTCTGGAACATTGTCAATAACATTCCCTTCCTGcaaaatataattatgaaatatgtGTTGACAT CCAGGTCACATTTGATTGAGAGCCCACCAACTTACAATGTGGACTATGGCTATAAAAGCTGGGAAGCCTTTTCCAATCTCTCCTATTATACCAGAGCTCTTCCCCCTGTGGCTGATGACTGCCCAACACCCATGGGTGTGAAAG GCAAGAAAGAGCTTCCTGATTCAAAAGAGATTGTGGAAAAATTTCTTCTAAGAAGAAAGTTCATTCCTGACCCCCAAGGCACAAATATGATGTTTGCATTTTTTGCCCAACACTTCACCCATCAATTTTTCAAGACAGATCATAAGCGAGGACCAGCCTTCACCAAAGGACTGGGCCATGGG GTGGACTTAAATCATGTTTATGGCGAAACTTTGGATAGACAGCATAAACTGCGCCTTTTCAAGGATGGAAAAATGAAATACCAG aTCATCGATGGGGAGGTGTATCCTCCCACAGTCAAAGATACTCAGGTCGAGATGATCTACCCACCTCATGTTCCTGAACACCTGCGGTTTGCTGTGGGCCAGGAGGTCTTTGGTCTGGTGCCTGGTCTGATGATGTACGCCACAATTTGGCTGCGGGAACACAACAGAGTGTGTGATGTGCTTAAACAGGAGCATCCAGAATGGGATGATGAGCGGTTGTTCCAGACGAGCAGGCTAATACTGATAG GAGAAACCATTAAGATCGTGATTGAAGACTATGTACAACACTTGAGTGGCTATCACTTCAAACTGAAGTTTGACCCAGAGCTGCTTTTCAACCAACAATTCCAATACCAAAACCGTATTGCTGCTGAGTTTAACACACTCTACCACTGGCATCCCCTTCTGCCTGACACCTTGCAAATAGATGACCAGGAGTACAATTTCCAGCAGTTTGTCTACAACAACTCTATATTACTGGAACATGGGCTTACCCAGTTCGTGGAATCATTCAGCAGGCAAATTGCTGGCAGG GTTGCTGGTGGTAGGAATGTTCCAGCTGCAGTGCAGCAAGTAGCAAAGGCCTCAATCGACCAGAGCAGACAGATGAAGTACCAGTCTCTTAATGAGTATCGCAAACGCTTTCGGCTGAAGCCCTATACATCGTTTGAAGAACTCACAG gagagaaggaaatggcTGCGGGGTTAGAAGCACTTTATGGTGATATTGATGCCATGGAGCTGTATCCTGCCCTTCTGGTAGAAAAGCCTCGCCCTGATGCCATCTTTGGTGAGACCATGGTAGAAATGGGAGCACCATTCTCCTTGAAAGGACTTATGGGTAATCCTATATGCTCTCCTGACTACTGGAAGCCTAGCACTTTTGGTGGAGAAGTAGGTTTTAAAATCATCAACACTGCCTCGATTCAGTCTCTCATCTGCAATAACGTGAAGGGCTGTCCTTTTACTGCATTCAGTGTTCAAGATCCACAGCTCACCAAAACAGTCACCATTAATGCAAGCTCTTCGCACTCTGGACTGGATGATATCAATCCCACAGTACTGCTAAAAGAACGTTCAACTGAACTGTAG
- the LOC125925213 gene encoding uncharacterized protein LOC125925213 gives MVAGPEGLVRVHVPFSLQDLSAIEKRLGSFSADPTQYIKEFQYLAQAYSLTWHDIHVILTSTLTPEERECIQAAAREHADQTHMTNPTMPVGANAVPAADPNWNYQHAGNGHRHRDQMILCLLVGMRATSNKSVNFNKLQEIIQDPNENPTAFLSRLTEALTQYTRLEPTTPAGATVLATYFISQSAPDIKKKLKKAEDGPQTPMADLVKMAFKVFNG, from the coding sequence ATGGTGGCAGGACCTGAAGGTCTGGTTCGCGTTCacgtccccttctccctccaagaCTTATCTGCCATTGAAAAGCGGCTAGGGTCATTCTCGGCTGACCCCACCCAATACATTAAAGAATTCCAATACCTTGCCCAAGCCTACAGTCTCACATGGCATGACATCCATGTAATCCTCACCTCTACCCTCACCCCTGAGGAGAGGGAGTGCATCCAGGCCGCAGCCAGAGAACATGCAGACCAAACCCACATGACCAACCCCACTATGCCTGTAGGGGCCAATGCTGTCCCAGCAGCCGACCCCAATTGGAACTACCAACACGCAGGCAATGGTCACCGGCACCGGGACCAGATGATCCTGTGCCTACTAGTAGGCATGAGGGCAACCTCAAACAAATCAGTAAATTTTAACAAACTTCAAGAAATAATACAGGACCCCAATGAAAACCCCACAGCCTTCCTTAGCCGGCTCACAGAGGCACTTACCCAGTATACCAGACTAGAGCCTACCACCCCTGCCGGGGCCACAGTATTGGCCACCTATTTTATTTCCCAATCAGCccctgatattaaaaaaaaactaaaaaaggccGAAGATGGTCCTCAAACCCCTATGGCCGACCTGGTAAAGatggcttttaaagtttttaatggcTAA